In one Streptomyces marincola genomic region, the following are encoded:
- a CDS encoding proline--tRNA ligase: MAARVQYLSASLLKTLREAPADAETLNHRLLVRAGYVRRSAAGLWSWLPLGKRVLDNVARVVREEMDAIGAQEVLLPALLPREPYEVSGRYEEYGDLLFRLRDRKGGDYLLGPTHEEIFTQLVKDQATSYKDLPVILYQIQTKYRDEARPRSGILRGREFQMKDSYSFDTDDEGLATAYRLHREAYIRIFARLGLDYRIVSAVSGAMGGSASEEFLAPAAAGEDTFASCAACGYAANTEAVTVTVPPADPAAHPPLEELDTPDTPTIETLAAHVGAPASATLKNLLVKVDGEITAVGVPGDREVDLGKLAEHLAPAVVEVVTAEDFATRPDLVRGYVGPQGMAGKAFPYIADPRVAPGTAWITGANRPDTHARNVVCGRDFEVDRYLDVVVVEPGDPCPSCGAGLSLERGIEIGHIFQLGRKYTDAFALDVLGREGKPVRVTMGSYGIGVSRAVAALAEQTADDRGLCWPKEIAPADVHVVAAGKAVQTELARDVAERLGAAGLRVLVDDRAGLSPGVKFADAELIGVPTILIVGRAAPDGRVELKDRRTGEREELPVDEAIERLTAAG; the protein is encoded by the coding sequence ATGGCAGCCCGAGTCCAGTACCTGTCCGCCTCCCTGCTCAAGACGCTGCGCGAGGCCCCCGCCGATGCCGAGACCCTCAACCACCGGTTGCTGGTCCGCGCCGGCTACGTGCGGCGTTCGGCCGCCGGCCTCTGGAGCTGGCTGCCACTGGGCAAACGGGTGCTGGACAACGTGGCCCGCGTCGTCCGCGAGGAGATGGACGCCATCGGCGCGCAGGAGGTCCTGCTGCCCGCGCTGCTCCCCCGGGAGCCCTACGAGGTCTCCGGCCGCTACGAGGAGTACGGCGACCTGCTGTTCCGGCTCCGGGACCGCAAGGGCGGCGACTACCTCCTCGGGCCCACGCACGAGGAGATCTTCACCCAGCTGGTGAAGGACCAGGCCACCTCGTACAAGGACCTGCCGGTCATCCTGTACCAGATCCAGACCAAGTACCGGGACGAGGCCAGGCCCAGGTCGGGCATCCTGCGGGGCCGCGAGTTCCAGATGAAGGACTCCTACTCCTTCGACACCGACGACGAGGGCCTGGCCACCGCCTACCGGCTGCACCGCGAGGCGTACATCCGGATCTTCGCCCGGCTCGGCCTCGACTACCGGATCGTCTCGGCCGTTTCCGGCGCGATGGGCGGCTCGGCGTCCGAGGAGTTCCTGGCCCCCGCCGCCGCGGGCGAGGACACGTTCGCCTCCTGCGCCGCCTGCGGCTACGCGGCCAACACCGAGGCCGTCACGGTCACCGTGCCCCCCGCCGACCCCGCGGCCCACCCGCCCCTCGAAGAGCTCGACACCCCGGACACCCCCACGATCGAGACGCTCGCCGCCCACGTCGGCGCGCCCGCCTCGGCCACGTTGAAGAACCTGCTGGTGAAGGTCGACGGCGAGATCACGGCCGTCGGCGTGCCCGGCGACCGCGAGGTGGACCTCGGCAAGCTCGCCGAGCACCTCGCGCCCGCCGTCGTCGAGGTCGTCACCGCCGAGGACTTCGCCACCCGCCCCGACCTCGTCCGCGGCTACGTCGGCCCGCAGGGCATGGCGGGCAAGGCGTTCCCCTACATCGCGGACCCGCGGGTCGCGCCCGGCACGGCGTGGATCACCGGCGCCAACCGGCCCGACACCCACGCGCGCAACGTGGTGTGCGGCCGGGACTTCGAGGTCGACCGCTACCTCGATGTGGTGGTCGTGGAGCCGGGCGACCCCTGCCCGTCCTGCGGCGCGGGGCTCAGCCTCGAACGCGGCATCGAGATCGGTCACATCTTCCAGCTCGGCCGCAAGTACACCGACGCCTTCGCCCTCGACGTCCTCGGCCGCGAGGGCAAGCCCGTCCGCGTCACCATGGGCTCCTACGGCATCGGCGTCTCCCGCGCCGTCGCCGCTCTCGCCGAGCAGACCGCCGACGACCGCGGCCTGTGCTGGCCCAAGGAGATCGCGCCCGCCGACGTGCACGTCGTGGCCGCGGGCAAGGCCGTGCAGACGGAGCTGGCGCGGGATGTCGCGGAGCGGCTGGGCGCGGCGGGCCTGCGGGTCCTCGTCGACGACAGGGCCGGCCTCTCGCCCGGCGTGAAGTTCGCCGACGCGGAGCTGATCGGCGTGCCCACCATCCTCATCGTGGGGCGCGCCGCGCCCGACGGCCGCGTCGAGCTGAAGGACCGGCGCACCGGCGAGCGCGAGGAGCTGCCCGTCGACGAGGCGATCGAACGCCTCACCGCCGCCGGCTGA